In the genome of Salvelinus sp. IW2-2015 linkage group LG25, ASM291031v2, whole genome shotgun sequence, one region contains:
- the LOC111952081 gene encoding fidgetin-like protein 1 isoform X2 yields MSGAHLGEWQRRSFDISSGTCTPEQTADAYRVHILAIQYAWASAQLSQAGTGSLLRTYSERYAAVLDSEEPRTGLNNYAESVLHLARSQRNHSDKWESSLTTAGVLELPCVRKMLRAGTGGGKSLVAPADVNIFVGQERGGSSLSLPSTGLEAAETPFKASGPPSWPKPEGNSTFSILHSATAERPRGAQGVPSYPHSSAGPSARAQSLFCQHSSAPPQPNPAPAGHQSVLNSITSKRKTFYNSGGENGRGGASGGQARQDPCCGGTNFKTAREQFIVDRQKKHPHQSQRAQQPPTMAATIGGATKKSLGANRPRGTFSKFVSPMPRPEDIESGVGSSNAQETQPVDERLKNFEPKIIELIISEIMDDGPPVAWDDIAGLEFAKATIKEIVVWPMLRPDIFTGLRGPPKGILLFGPPGTGKTLIGKCIACQSGATFFSISASSLTSKWVGEGEKMVRALFAIARCHQPAVIFIDEIDSLLSQRMDGEHDSSRRIKTEFLVQLDGAATSADDRVLVVGATNRPQEIDEAARRRLAKRLYIPLPEAAARRQIVSHLMAREKSQLGEDELETVVTGTEGFSGADMTGLCREAALGPIRSIQLRDIATITPDQVRPILHCDFQEALRTVRPSVSAKDLELYEEWNKTFGCGR; encoded by the coding sequence ATGAGTGGTGCACACCTGGGCGAGTGGCAGAGGAGGTCCTTTGACATTTCATCTGGCACCTGCACACCTGAACAGACGGCAGACGCCTATCGGGTGCACATCCTTGCCATACAATATGCATGGGCGAGCGCCCAGCTCTCTCAGGCCGGCACGGGCAGCCTGCTCAGGACCTACTCGGAGCGCTATGCTGCAGTGCTGGACTCGGAAGAACCTCGCACAGGGCTTAACAACTATGCAGAGAGCGTACTGCACCTGGCCCGCAGTCAGAGGAACCACAGCGACAAATGGGAATCGTCCCTGACAACTGCAGGTGTGCTGGAGCTGCCGTGCGTGCGGAAGATGCTTCGGGCTGGGACAGGGGGTGGAAAGTCCCTTGTTGCACCTGCAGATGTTAACATCTTCGttggacaagagagaggaggcagCTCCCTGTCTCTTCCTTCCACTGGACTCGAAGCTGCAGAGACTCCATTCAAAGCATCGGGACCCCCATCATGGCCCAAGCCTGAGGGCAACAGCACTTTCAGCATTTTACATAGTGCTACAGCAGAAAGACCAAGAGGCGCTCAGGGAGTCCCCAGCTACCCCCATTCCTCCGCTGGCCCCTCGGCACGGGCCCAGTCTCTGTTTTGCCAGCACTCCTCAGCTCCACCACAACCAAACCCAGCCCCTGCAGGTCACCAGTCTGTCTTAAACTCTATCACCTCCAAGAGGAAGACGTTTTACAACTCTGGTGGAGAGAATGGCAGAGGGGGGGCATCTGGAGGACAGGCAAGGCAAGACCCATGCTGTGGTGGCACAAACTTCAAAACGGCAAGGGAGCAGTTTATTGTTGATCGGCAGAAAAAACACCCACACCAGTCCCAGAGAGCCCAGCAGCCCCCTACGATGGCAGCTACCATCGGGGGTGCCACAAAGAAGTCACTGGGGGCCAACAGGCCACGGGGGACATTTTCCAAATTTGTGTCCCCCATGCCGAGGCCGGAGGACATAGAGAGTGGTGTCGGTAGCAGCAATGCTCAGGAGACTCAGCCAGTCGACGAGCGTCTGAAAAACTTTGAGCCCAAGATCATCGAGCTGATCATCAGTGAAATTATGGACGATGGTCCGCCCGTAGCCTGGGACGACATCGCTGGCCTGGAGTTTGCAAAGGCCACGATTAAGGAGATTGTGGTGTGGCCTATGCTCCGGCCTGACATCTTCACTGGCCTCCGTGGTCCACCCAAAGGCATCCTCCTATTCGGGCCCCCGGGCACAGGAAAAACTCTGATCGGGAAGTGCATCGCTTGCCAGTCAGGGGCCACCTTCTTCAGCATCAGTGCCTCGTCTCTCACCTCGAAgtgggtgggggagggagagaaaatggtTCGAGCACTCTTCGCCATCGCCCGCTGCCATCAGCCAGCTGTTATCTTCATCGATGAGATCGACTCTCTTCTGTCCCAGCGTATGGACGGGGAGCACGACTCATCCCGACGGATAAAGACAGAGTTCCTGGTTCAGCTGGACGGGGCGGCCACCTCAGCCGACGACCGCGTCCTGGTGGTGGGGGCCACCAACCGCCCACAGGAGATAGACGAAGCGGCCCGGCGCCGCCTTGCCAAGCGCCTCTACATCCCCCTCCCCGAGGCAGCTGCCCGACGGCAGATAGTCTCTCACCTCATGGCCCGCGAGAAGAGCCAGCTGGGAGAGGACGAGCTGGAGACAGTGGTCACAGGGACGGAGGGCTTTTCTGGGGCTGATATGACGGGGCTGTGTCGGGAGGCAGCGCTTGGCCCCATCCGGAGCATCCAGCTCCGTGACATTGCCACCATCACCCCCGACCAGGTGCGGCCCATCCTCCACTGTGACTTCCAGGAGGCCCTGAGGACAGTAAGGCCCAGCGTCTCAGCCAAAGACCTGGAGCTCTATGAGGAGTGGAACAAGACTTTTGGTTGTGGTCGTTGA
- the LOC111952081 gene encoding fidgetin-like protein 1 isoform X1, translated as MVQKSYALCFPNYNCLLLICGGSTPGMSGAHLGEWQRRSFDISSGTCTPEQTADAYRVHILAIQYAWASAQLSQAGTGSLLRTYSERYAAVLDSEEPRTGLNNYAESVLHLARSQRNHSDKWESSLTTAGVLELPCVRKMLRAGTGGGKSLVAPADVNIFVGQERGGSSLSLPSTGLEAAETPFKASGPPSWPKPEGNSTFSILHSATAERPRGAQGVPSYPHSSAGPSARAQSLFCQHSSAPPQPNPAPAGHQSVLNSITSKRKTFYNSGGENGRGGASGGQARQDPCCGGTNFKTAREQFIVDRQKKHPHQSQRAQQPPTMAATIGGATKKSLGANRPRGTFSKFVSPMPRPEDIESGVGSSNAQETQPVDERLKNFEPKIIELIISEIMDDGPPVAWDDIAGLEFAKATIKEIVVWPMLRPDIFTGLRGPPKGILLFGPPGTGKTLIGKCIACQSGATFFSISASSLTSKWVGEGEKMVRALFAIARCHQPAVIFIDEIDSLLSQRMDGEHDSSRRIKTEFLVQLDGAATSADDRVLVVGATNRPQEIDEAARRRLAKRLYIPLPEAAARRQIVSHLMAREKSQLGEDELETVVTGTEGFSGADMTGLCREAALGPIRSIQLRDIATITPDQVRPILHCDFQEALRTVRPSVSAKDLELYEEWNKTFGCGR; from the exons ATGGTGCAAAAAAGTTATGCTCTCTGTTTTCCAAACTACAACTGTTTGTTACTTATCTGTG GCGGGAGCACGCCAGGCATGAGTGGTGCACACCTGGGCGAGTGGCAGAGGAGGTCCTTTGACATTTCATCTGGCACCTGCACACCTGAACAGACGGCAGACGCCTATCGGGTGCACATCCTTGCCATACAATATGCATGGGCGAGCGCCCAGCTCTCTCAGGCCGGCACGGGCAGCCTGCTCAGGACCTACTCGGAGCGCTATGCTGCAGTGCTGGACTCGGAAGAACCTCGCACAGGGCTTAACAACTATGCAGAGAGCGTACTGCACCTGGCCCGCAGTCAGAGGAACCACAGCGACAAATGGGAATCGTCCCTGACAACTGCAGGTGTGCTGGAGCTGCCGTGCGTGCGGAAGATGCTTCGGGCTGGGACAGGGGGTGGAAAGTCCCTTGTTGCACCTGCAGATGTTAACATCTTCGttggacaagagagaggaggcagCTCCCTGTCTCTTCCTTCCACTGGACTCGAAGCTGCAGAGACTCCATTCAAAGCATCGGGACCCCCATCATGGCCCAAGCCTGAGGGCAACAGCACTTTCAGCATTTTACATAGTGCTACAGCAGAAAGACCAAGAGGCGCTCAGGGAGTCCCCAGCTACCCCCATTCCTCCGCTGGCCCCTCGGCACGGGCCCAGTCTCTGTTTTGCCAGCACTCCTCAGCTCCACCACAACCAAACCCAGCCCCTGCAGGTCACCAGTCTGTCTTAAACTCTATCACCTCCAAGAGGAAGACGTTTTACAACTCTGGTGGAGAGAATGGCAGAGGGGGGGCATCTGGAGGACAGGCAAGGCAAGACCCATGCTGTGGTGGCACAAACTTCAAAACGGCAAGGGAGCAGTTTATTGTTGATCGGCAGAAAAAACACCCACACCAGTCCCAGAGAGCCCAGCAGCCCCCTACGATGGCAGCTACCATCGGGGGTGCCACAAAGAAGTCACTGGGGGCCAACAGGCCACGGGGGACATTTTCCAAATTTGTGTCCCCCATGCCGAGGCCGGAGGACATAGAGAGTGGTGTCGGTAGCAGCAATGCTCAGGAGACTCAGCCAGTCGACGAGCGTCTGAAAAACTTTGAGCCCAAGATCATCGAGCTGATCATCAGTGAAATTATGGACGATGGTCCGCCCGTAGCCTGGGACGACATCGCTGGCCTGGAGTTTGCAAAGGCCACGATTAAGGAGATTGTGGTGTGGCCTATGCTCCGGCCTGACATCTTCACTGGCCTCCGTGGTCCACCCAAAGGCATCCTCCTATTCGGGCCCCCGGGCACAGGAAAAACTCTGATCGGGAAGTGCATCGCTTGCCAGTCAGGGGCCACCTTCTTCAGCATCAGTGCCTCGTCTCTCACCTCGAAgtgggtgggggagggagagaaaatggtTCGAGCACTCTTCGCCATCGCCCGCTGCCATCAGCCAGCTGTTATCTTCATCGATGAGATCGACTCTCTTCTGTCCCAGCGTATGGACGGGGAGCACGACTCATCCCGACGGATAAAGACAGAGTTCCTGGTTCAGCTGGACGGGGCGGCCACCTCAGCCGACGACCGCGTCCTGGTGGTGGGGGCCACCAACCGCCCACAGGAGATAGACGAAGCGGCCCGGCGCCGCCTTGCCAAGCGCCTCTACATCCCCCTCCCCGAGGCAGCTGCCCGACGGCAGATAGTCTCTCACCTCATGGCCCGCGAGAAGAGCCAGCTGGGAGAGGACGAGCTGGAGACAGTGGTCACAGGGACGGAGGGCTTTTCTGGGGCTGATATGACGGGGCTGTGTCGGGAGGCAGCGCTTGGCCCCATCCGGAGCATCCAGCTCCGTGACATTGCCACCATCACCCCCGACCAGGTGCGGCCCATCCTCCACTGTGACTTCCAGGAGGCCCTGAGGACAGTAAGGCCCAGCGTCTCAGCCAAAGACCTGGAGCTCTATGAGGAGTGGAACAAGACTTTTGGTTGTGGTCGTTGA
- the LOC111951844 gene encoding tubulin--tyrosine ligase isoform X3, with protein sequence MNSPMYTFVARDDNSTIYAEVSKILVATGQWKRLKKDNPRFNLMLGERNRLPFGRLGHEPGLMQLVNYYRGADKLCRKASLVKLIKTSPELPDPGNWLPESYIIYPTNLNTPIAPAKNGISHLRSNPKTDEREVFLASYHSRKESGEGTVWIAKSSAGAKGAGILISHDANQLLEFIDNQGQVHVIQKYLERPLLLQPGNRKFDIRSWVLVDHQYNIYLYREGVLRTASEPYDSSNFQDVTSHLTNHCIQKEHSQNYGRYEEGNEMFFDEFRQYLLSTYNIVLETNILPQIKQIIRKLYPELCQGIVDVAISSVFTLNNDSEPRSSSSSPAPYSSSPSFSTLNSSCSSPKLRGPLNVGPFTRL encoded by the exons ATGAATTCACCCATGTATACATTTGTCGCACGAGACGACAACAGTACTATTTATGCTGAAGTTTCCAAAATTCTCGTCGCTACTGGACAATGGAAGAGACTGAAAAAGGATAATCCCCGATTCAATTTGATGTTGGGCGAACGGAACAGACTGCCATTTGGACGGCTTG GTCATGAGCCTGGGCTGATGCAACTGGTGAATTATTACAGAGGAGCAGACAAGTTGTGCCGCAAAGCATCTTTAGTCAA GTTAATCAAGACTAGCCCGGAGCTTCCAGATCCCGGCAACTGGTTGCCTGAATCGTACATCATCTATCCTACTAACCTCAACACTCCCATTGCGCCTGCAAAGAATGGCATAAGCCACCTGAGAAGTAACCCCAAAACGGATGAAAGAGAAGTTTTCCTGGCCTCTTATCACTCAAGGAAGGAAAGCGGAGAGGGAACAGTGTGGATCGCCAAGTCATCTGCTGGAGCAAAAG GTGCTGGAATTTTGATATCCCACGATGCAAATCAATTGCTGGAGTTCATTGATAATCAAGGGCAGGTTCATGTCATTCAGAAGTACCTAGAAAGACCACTACTGTTGCAACCTGGCAACCGTAAATTTGACATCAG GAGCTGGGTGCTCGTGGACCATCAGTACAACATCTACCTTTACCGGGAGGGTGTGCTGCGGACGGCCTCGGAGCCCTACGACAGCTCCAACTTCCAGGACGTGACCAGCCACCTGACCAACCACTGCATCCAGAAAGAGCACTCCCAGAACTACGGCCGCTACGAGGAGGGCAACGAGATGTTCTTCGACGAGTTCCGGCAGTACCTGCTGAGCACCTACAACATAGTGCTGGAGACCAACATTTTACCTCAGATAAAGCAGATTATAAG GAAACTCTACCCGGAGCTATGCCAAGGTATCGTGGACGTGGCCATCTCCAGTGTCTTCACACTGAACAACGATTCCGAACCACgatcatcttcctcctcccccgctccttactcctcctccccctccttttccACTCTCAATTCATCCTGTTCCTCGCCGAAACTGAGAGGACCCCTCAACGTGGGCCCATTCACCCGATTGtaa
- the LOC111951844 gene encoding tubulin--tyrosine ligase isoform X2: MNSPMYTFVARDDNSTIYAEVSKILVATGQWKRLKKDNPRFNLMLGERNRLPFGRLGHEPGLMQLVNYYRGADKLCRKASLVKLIKTSPELPDPGNWLPESYIIYPTNLNTPIAPAKNGISHLRSNPKTDEREVFLASYHSRKESGEGTVWIAKSSAGAKGAGILISHDANQLLEFIDNQGQVHVIQKYLERPLLLQPGNRKFDIRSWVLVDHQYNIYLYREGVLRTASEPYDSSNFQDVTSHLTNHCIQKEHSQNYGRYEEGNEMFFDEFRQYLLSTYNIVLETNILPQIKQIIRSCLTCIEPAISTKHLSYQSFQLFGFDFMVDESFKVWLIEINGAPACAQSVLFYILLPVVINVAGNSTRSYAKVSWTWPSPVSSH; this comes from the exons ATGAATTCACCCATGTATACATTTGTCGCACGAGACGACAACAGTACTATTTATGCTGAAGTTTCCAAAATTCTCGTCGCTACTGGACAATGGAAGAGACTGAAAAAGGATAATCCCCGATTCAATTTGATGTTGGGCGAACGGAACAGACTGCCATTTGGACGGCTTG GTCATGAGCCTGGGCTGATGCAACTGGTGAATTATTACAGAGGAGCAGACAAGTTGTGCCGCAAAGCATCTTTAGTCAA GTTAATCAAGACTAGCCCGGAGCTTCCAGATCCCGGCAACTGGTTGCCTGAATCGTACATCATCTATCCTACTAACCTCAACACTCCCATTGCGCCTGCAAAGAATGGCATAAGCCACCTGAGAAGTAACCCCAAAACGGATGAAAGAGAAGTTTTCCTGGCCTCTTATCACTCAAGGAAGGAAAGCGGAGAGGGAACAGTGTGGATCGCCAAGTCATCTGCTGGAGCAAAAG GTGCTGGAATTTTGATATCCCACGATGCAAATCAATTGCTGGAGTTCATTGATAATCAAGGGCAGGTTCATGTCATTCAGAAGTACCTAGAAAGACCACTACTGTTGCAACCTGGCAACCGTAAATTTGACATCAG GAGCTGGGTGCTCGTGGACCATCAGTACAACATCTACCTTTACCGGGAGGGTGTGCTGCGGACGGCCTCGGAGCCCTACGACAGCTCCAACTTCCAGGACGTGACCAGCCACCTGACCAACCACTGCATCCAGAAAGAGCACTCCCAGAACTACGGCCGCTACGAGGAGGGCAACGAGATGTTCTTCGACGAGTTCCGGCAGTACCTGCTGAGCACCTACAACATAGTGCTGGAGACCAACATTTTACCTCAGATAAAGCAGATTATAAG GAGCTGTCTGACATGCATTGAGCCTGCCATCAGCACTAAGCACTTGTCCTATCAGAGCTTCCAGCTCTTCGGCTTTGACTTCATGGTGGACGAGAGCTTCAAGGTGTGGCTGATAGAGATCAATGGAGCTCCGGCCTGCGCACAGTCAGTCCTATTTTATATTCTTCTCCCCGTGGTCATAAACGTAGCAG GAAACTCTACCCGGAGCTATGCCAAGGTATCGTGGACGTGGCCATCTCCAGTGTCTTCACACTGA
- the LOC111951844 gene encoding tubulin--tyrosine ligase isoform X1, with product MNSPMYTFVARDDNSTIYAEVSKILVATGQWKRLKKDNPRFNLMLGERNRLPFGRLGHEPGLMQLVNYYRGADKLCRKASLVKLIKTSPELPDPGNWLPESYIIYPTNLNTPIAPAKNGISHLRSNPKTDEREVFLASYHSRKESGEGTVWIAKSSAGAKGAGILISHDANQLLEFIDNQGQVHVIQKYLERPLLLQPGNRKFDIRSWVLVDHQYNIYLYREGVLRTASEPYDSSNFQDVTSHLTNHCIQKEHSQNYGRYEEGNEMFFDEFRQYLLSTYNIVLETNILPQIKQIIRSCLTCIEPAISTKHLSYQSFQLFGFDFMVDESFKVWLIEINGAPACAQKLYPELCQGIVDVAISSVFTLNNDSEPRSSSSSPAPYSSSPSFSTLNSSCSSPKLRGPLNVGPFTRL from the exons ATGAATTCACCCATGTATACATTTGTCGCACGAGACGACAACAGTACTATTTATGCTGAAGTTTCCAAAATTCTCGTCGCTACTGGACAATGGAAGAGACTGAAAAAGGATAATCCCCGATTCAATTTGATGTTGGGCGAACGGAACAGACTGCCATTTGGACGGCTTG GTCATGAGCCTGGGCTGATGCAACTGGTGAATTATTACAGAGGAGCAGACAAGTTGTGCCGCAAAGCATCTTTAGTCAA GTTAATCAAGACTAGCCCGGAGCTTCCAGATCCCGGCAACTGGTTGCCTGAATCGTACATCATCTATCCTACTAACCTCAACACTCCCATTGCGCCTGCAAAGAATGGCATAAGCCACCTGAGAAGTAACCCCAAAACGGATGAAAGAGAAGTTTTCCTGGCCTCTTATCACTCAAGGAAGGAAAGCGGAGAGGGAACAGTGTGGATCGCCAAGTCATCTGCTGGAGCAAAAG GTGCTGGAATTTTGATATCCCACGATGCAAATCAATTGCTGGAGTTCATTGATAATCAAGGGCAGGTTCATGTCATTCAGAAGTACCTAGAAAGACCACTACTGTTGCAACCTGGCAACCGTAAATTTGACATCAG GAGCTGGGTGCTCGTGGACCATCAGTACAACATCTACCTTTACCGGGAGGGTGTGCTGCGGACGGCCTCGGAGCCCTACGACAGCTCCAACTTCCAGGACGTGACCAGCCACCTGACCAACCACTGCATCCAGAAAGAGCACTCCCAGAACTACGGCCGCTACGAGGAGGGCAACGAGATGTTCTTCGACGAGTTCCGGCAGTACCTGCTGAGCACCTACAACATAGTGCTGGAGACCAACATTTTACCTCAGATAAAGCAGATTATAAG GAGCTGTCTGACATGCATTGAGCCTGCCATCAGCACTAAGCACTTGTCCTATCAGAGCTTCCAGCTCTTCGGCTTTGACTTCATGGTGGACGAGAGCTTCAAGGTGTGGCTGATAGAGATCAATGGAGCTCCGGCCTGCGCACA GAAACTCTACCCGGAGCTATGCCAAGGTATCGTGGACGTGGCCATCTCCAGTGTCTTCACACTGAACAACGATTCCGAACCACgatcatcttcctcctcccccgctccttactcctcctccccctccttttccACTCTCAATTCATCCTGTTCCTCGCCGAAACTGAGAGGACCCCTCAACGTGGGCCCATTCACCCGATTGtaa